The Thalassophryne amazonica chromosome 18, fThaAma1.1, whole genome shotgun sequence DNA window TCGTAATGTATTGTGCGATTTATCCACACTCCCCCCCCCCATTAATTTTGTTGTctcatttcatttgttttgtattttaaaaaagaaacacaaaattatttttttcccccatgaacaaaaaaaaaacaaaacaaaaaataaaaaaagaaagaaagaaagaatgttgAACAGAAACTGAACTTTTTTTGTTGGTCGAGAACCATCAGGAAATAAATGGTCACGGAATGTCATTTCTTCTTTTGTAGTTTTCACGTGCTCACTACAGCATCATGGAGAGTCGACAATAAACTGGTTTTGAATACAAAGTGCTAGAGTCCGGCTCAGTAACTCTTTAGTCTCACTCCATTACTATTCAGTCAGTGTGCACAGGCTGGTACACAGAGGACACACAAGATAAACATTCCTAACAACAAACCATGCTTTTAATTCCACATATACTGATGTTTGGATTTATTGCTACTTTATATCCACACTGCTAAGATTTAAACAAGTTTGAAGGTCTGTTGGTTCCTTTTAATCTGTTTAAATGTGGAAAAGCAGACACACTGGCTAACAGTAACAGACCAACGACGACACCTAGTGGAGCCTCTGTGTTCTGCACGAGCCCCCCTCCCCATTTGTGCAAGACTATTTAAAGCACATCTCTATTGGTATTTGCTCCCAAAGTTGGCATCTTGTTGAAATTACAACACTTTTCCAGTATTGTGCTGATTAAAAAATTGAGTTTTCCTTTTGGATTCATGTTCATCATCAAATGGCGTATTTCTTTCCTGGTGGTTTTCCCCAGGCTTCCACATCGGCCGTCTTCTCCACCTGGATTCAGACAGCGTTACACTTCTTTGCACTTTAAATCAAGTCTCAAACTGGTTTTTGGTTTGTTGTCCATCTGCTCTGAATTCTGAAACATCTGCCAGAATGTGAACAGATAATAAACACCAAAAACACTTCCCAAATCAGGCAACAGTCGCAATGTCAATCACCACTAGAGACCCAGTAGCGCAGTCGGGTCCAAAAGTATCTAGACAGTGACAAATTGTGTAATTTTGGCTCAAcactggagctgaaatgaaacatgtTTGTAGTGATATTCAGCtttggaatgaatgaatgaatatgtcttggagtccATCCATCATAgtcaatctgtctggaggaggcagtcctCAAAAACTCAGGAATCACAGGAGAAGagtctagtgagggaagccaccaagactacCACAGCCGCCTGCTGGACATGTCCGAGCATGTAGGAAATAATCCTTTCTTTATGTGTAtgttggaaattaggagcaggagtGGTTGCAGTTACATGTGACTTGAACGTAGCCTAGATCTGGTGGACACCAAGACCACTGCAACTTGTCTGATAATTCGCAAGCTTATCATATTCAAAAGGTGAAGTGACAGATGGCTGGACAGCACAGATAAGAAGTGCAGCAAATCATTCCATTTTGATATAAACATCCTCAAACAACAGCAAGCCGAGATTTCTGACTTCTGCCGGTCCtgagctggtgtcgcagaccgaacggtccccctaaaaatcggtccgccctgctttcgcatgtgtcattagcaacggttcaccgattatcacctcatttctgcttcaaactgcactccaatcatcatctatctcagcgatagataactgaagcttttgtacaacaatcatttccacataaattcaccattatttcatcataaaatatcGAGGAATGTGATCAAAACGATGCGGGTACACGGGCTAACTTTTGTGTTCACTGGgcgtccatcatttcaaagcgtcacggaatatcgccttgtttctgcttaaaactgactttagaataatttaagaggttttaccttgaccatccgatggttaataatcccattaatccatttgatcactttgggtgaagagcctCTATCTCAGACGTgccgctgtggtccgaaatgacccaTGCGTAgtagaggcagggcggaccaatttttaggggggaccatttgcaACACAGGATTACCTCCCAAATTCAGTAGaaccttccatgccctaatatctatctgtgctgcAAATTTTGTTGAGAATCCGTAAAgcagttttggcgtaatccttcaaagtctatataaagtgacatcttgatccaaaatccagatccagatcaccttccaaattcagtggaatcttccatggcctaatatctatgtgtggtgaaaatttcataaaatccgcgcagcagttttgacgtagtcttgctaacagatagacagacacaaataaataaatgccgatgattttatttacGTCCTTGGGGGATGCAATAAAATATTAAAGTTTACACATTGAGCTCACGTTCATTAAATACGTTCAATATGCCgcctgaaataaattaaaacactttATTTTACCCAGTGAACAAATATTTGTTGACCTAAATCTGTTTCCCTtcaccaaatcaaatcaacagATGACATTCAAAAACCAACATAAAATTATAGAGGATGTTATTTAAGTACAGATAtacagagaaataaaaaacaagagCAAATTACTGCTTAACTCAATCATCTGCAGTGCACAAAGACTTAGCTTTAGAAGTTCATGGAGTTAGTGAGTCATTAACTATTCCACTTAATTAGTAGTCTGCGAGGAGAACAAATGGAGATAACTACGGTCCAAACACCTGCAGAAGATTTGTGGTCTTTATCCACATGCGCCTGAAGGATGAAACATTCAGTGACACTTGGTGGCGCTATTTCCTCATGCAGGCACGCTCTTCCAACCAGCTTCCTCTGACCTCAGTGGTACTTCCTCCAACGATCACGCTCTGGTTGGGtttggggtgggtgggtgggggggggggggtgcagtccATCACAAACATATTTCCACATCTACTGTTGTGGACTGGTACATAGATCAACAATGTAATTTACACTTACTTATATGCGGGTAGCTCCAGATGTAGCTGAGCACACAGTATCCCACTAACAGCATGCTGACTCCGCCCACGCCTCCTTTCTTCACGTCAATATACCGCCTGTAGTACCACTGCCAGCCTGTAGGGGGCAGAGAAGAGGGAACAAAAAAGTAAAAGCACAAGAacgttttgtcacagcttcacAAAAACAATATTCACATTAGAAAACTCATatctaggctcaagtctcccatgtgccttttagAAAACTAGGAGACCTTTAATTCCCCccctttttaaagaaaatcttcTCTGtgctactccaccatgaagctgaaaaCTGCTGATGCAACAGTCAAAAGTTGCAGAAGACTACAACACCTACAGAGTTGTCCTGGGTGTCTTGGTTGCTTCCCTCGATAGACTCATTCTTGCactcaggattttttttaagaaCTGTCTTTTAAGTATGTGATAATACCACGTTATGCAATACCAGAATGTAAAGATTTTCACTAAATTATGCAATAACAGCTGCATGTTGTAATAATCTGGCTCATTTTCTAATCAGGGTTCCTGCAGCTTCAGGAAAGACAGATTTAAGGCTATTTTAATGCTGGTCGGAATGACATTTAAGGCCAACATTACATAAACCaaaaaaggggggtgggggggtgggggtgggcgaCAAAACAATGTACATGCAATAACAATATCCTGTAAACTGCACAGTGTATAAATGAATGCAACTCTACTCACCAGGGCCTTCATTGACGTGCAACAAAAAAGTGAGACACAAAAGCAATATTTTGTGTTTGTATAAGAACGACACTGCACCGACCTCTTTGTGCCATTTCCACGATATCTCTCGGACTTCTCGGGGTTTTGCTGGCCAGCCACTCGGGCAGTTCATTCAGTCGCACCTGTCCGAGAGTCCGCCGTGTCAGAGTATCTGAAAcacgtcacacacacacaaaaaaatcctgACGCACCATCATATGTCGACACATCCTCCTCCATCCTTTGAACTGTCAAATACCAACCTTCAGTTGCATTATCAGCCGTGTTTATCTTCCCAAACTCGAGGAGTGGCCTCCCATTTGTCATCCCTTCACTGGATCTCCACGTGTCCACCCGCGCAGCACCAGATCGCTGAACGACTGGGAAAACAGACCTGGAACAGGATTCTGCTGCTCGTTCTTTAACAGTCTGTGTGAGTGATGTCTGTGTTGGGAGGACTTCTGCCATGTGATGGCCCACCTTAACGCCTTTGATCGTGGTCAGTGCCTTCAACTGGCTCACCAGAGGCAGTGGATAGTGACTGCGGACGGAATGCGCAGAGTTTAGTTCCTGCTGACGGGAACCATCATCTTGTAAATCAAACTCACACGTTCTAGTTTCCTTCTTGTTCTTGTTCGCAGTTCTCTCCACAGGTTGTGAACTGGTGCAGGACACCCAGTCTGATGGTGCTGCAGGATTTGTTCGATTCCCAACTGGAGCTGGGTCAGGATTCATACCTTGTCTATTGTTGCTGCTTAGATCATCATCAGTTTTTATCTTGCTGAAGACGTCCAGTCTGCTGGACTGACTACTGCCTTTAGACCGGCCTAAAGCAGCTTTAACATCCTGGAGGATAATCCTGGCCTGATGACCGTTTCCTGGACTCCAGAAACTCTCAATCCCAGGTAAATCCTCCTTATTCTCCTCACACAGCCAGTTTGTGTCTCCTGCACAAGGTCTTGGTCTATCTTCCTTCCCTTTTGAGTCAAGGGAAGCAGAAGAAGCTTCAGTTGTGGGAACTGCCTGAGTAGCCTTGTCCTTTGATCTCTTTTTGAGGGGCCTTGTGGGTTTGGTGTTTGAGGATAAAGAGGTGTTATGTGGAACTTTGTCTGGGTTAGCTTTGGTCTCAGTCTGGGGTGTGGCTCTGGAGATGGTGGAGTTCGTCAGCAGGTCCACAAAGGCAGATCTTGTTCCTTGTGGTGAGCCGTTGGAAAACTGTTTTGACTTTGAAGCTTCTGCCAGTGATTggattcttttttcttctggctCAGGTAAAGAGACTGACAGAGGGGGGGATGATGGTACAGTGGCTGCCGTGATGTAATCAGTCAACTTTTGTTTCTTCTTCTTAGCTGAAGGAGGTGAATTTGAACTCGGGGATGATAGCAAAGTTGATGACTGTGTTGTATTCTCTGTTAACGGCGGTGTTATGTTTGATTCCTTTTTACTCATCTTTGTttgttgctctgctgccaccaacGGCACCTTCCTGGATTTAGTTCCCTTTGCTGATGTTTTGGACAAGACGACACCCGTTGACAGCAATGGCGAGGATGTCTTCTGATTTGTGGAGTCATTTTGCTCTGTTGGAGGATTATGTGCTGCTGCCTTGCAGTGAGGTAGATGGGCCTTCAATCTTTTGAATGTTTTTCCACAGAACGGGCAAACCTCTATGAAGAAACAGATCAATGTGATGGTGAATATACATCTTGTCCTACTTCAAAATACAGTCAGGTGCACAAGTACTTGTATTTGAACAGTGACCTTTTATTTTAAACCTGCATGTCAGAAAAGCAGCAATAGCAGGGTATTATTTCCACAAGAGTGTGGCCAAGATAAGTCAAAAACGGCTGGATGAATTTCCTTTGAACATGGTGGGAATAGTATTTGGACAGATATCTGAaagtgattagattttgaagtagtttggtcaaagatcatggaaaacatggtctgaaaaacgttttttgtatatctcaacaaccaagaagcctagatagaCAATCTAAAGCTTATATTCTTCTTCTTTCGCCTGCTgccgtttggggtcgccacagcagatcaatcgtttccacctCACCTTATCCTCTGTATCgtcctttgtcacaccaaccacctgcatgaccTCCCTTAGCACagccataaaccttctctttggcctccctcttctcctcctgactggtggctccatcctcagcatccttctccctatataccctgggtccctcctctgcacatgtccaaccatctcaatctcacctctctgacttttgtCTCCAAACGGTC harbors:
- the si:dkey-21c1.4 gene encoding uncharacterized protein si:dkey-21c1.4, which encodes MITFGARIILGSCSGTCKMSPEVCPFCGKTFKRLKAHLPHCKAAAHNPPTEQNDSTNQKTSSPLLSTGVVLSKTSAKGTKSRKVPLVAAEQQTKMSKKESNITPPLTENTTQSSTLLSSPSSNSPPSAKKKKQKLTDYITAATVPSSPPLSVSLPEPEEKRIQSLAEASKSKQFSNGSPQGTRSAFVDLLTNSTISRATPQTETKANPDKVPHNTSLSSNTKPTRPLKKRSKDKATQAVPTTEASSASLDSKGKEDRPRPCAGDTNWLCEENKEDLPGIESFWSPGNGHQARIILQDVKAALGRSKGSSQSSRLDVFSKIKTDDDLSSNNRQGMNPDPAPVGNRTNPAAPSDWVSCTSSQPVERTANKNKKETRTCEFDLQDDGSRQQELNSAHSVRSHYPLPLVSQLKALTTIKGVKVGHHMAEVLPTQTSLTQTVKERAAESCSRSVFPVVQRSGAARVDTWRSSEGMTNGRPLLEFGKINTADNATEDTLTRRTLGQVRLNELPEWLASKTPRSPRDIVEMAQRGWQWYYRRYIDVKKGGVGGVSMLLVGYCVLSYIWSYPHIKRDRWRKYH